A region of Pseudomonas putida DNA encodes the following proteins:
- a CDS encoding OprD family porin, protein MSLTKHFTARPLLLLSTLPGLAMAEEHGFIEDATARVQMRNFYFNRDFRDSGAAKAKSEEWAQGFLLNAQSGYTQGTVGVGVDLIGRLGVKLDSGGGRAGSLLLPDDGDGSADDFSSLGAAVKLKVSNTELKVGELLPTLPILQYNDARLLPQTFQGAMLTSKEITGLTLNAGQMRSFTQRNSSDRQDLFIDGRAFATSDRYNYLGGEYRFNQERTMVGLWGAQLEDIYRQRYIQFTHKQPVGAWTLGANVGLLDSEEEGQAKAGQIDNRSFYTALSAGIGGHTLMAAWQRMYGDDGTIWLSPTTTVLPSDIQVRNFASAEEKAWQLRYDYNFAAMGIPGLSAFVRYVSGDNVAVAGGNGGKEWERDFDLSYVIQSGPLKNLGLRWRNAMVRSNFGPSVDDNRLIVSYSLALF, encoded by the coding sequence ATGAGCCTAACCAAACACTTCACCGCACGACCGCTGCTGTTGCTGAGTACCTTGCCGGGCCTGGCCATGGCCGAGGAGCATGGGTTCATCGAGGACGCGACGGCCCGCGTACAGATGCGCAATTTCTACTTCAACCGCGACTTTCGCGACAGCGGTGCCGCCAAGGCCAAGAGCGAGGAGTGGGCCCAGGGCTTCTTGCTCAATGCCCAGTCTGGCTATACCCAGGGTACCGTGGGCGTTGGGGTCGATTTGATCGGCCGCCTCGGGGTCAAACTTGACAGCGGCGGCGGACGCGCCGGCAGCCTGTTGCTGCCCGACGACGGCGATGGCTCGGCGGATGATTTCTCCAGCCTGGGGGCGGCAGTCAAACTGAAAGTGTCCAACACCGAGTTGAAAGTCGGCGAACTGCTGCCGACCCTGCCGATTCTTCAGTACAACGATGCCCGCCTGCTGCCCCAGACGTTCCAGGGTGCCATGCTGACCTCGAAAGAAATCACCGGGCTGACCCTTAATGCCGGACAGATGCGCTCGTTCACCCAGCGCAACTCCAGCGACCGTCAGGACTTGTTCATTGATGGTCGCGCCTTCGCCACCTCCGATCGCTACAACTACCTGGGCGGTGAGTACCGCTTCAACCAGGAGCGGACGATGGTCGGCTTATGGGGCGCGCAGTTGGAGGATATCTACCGCCAGCGCTATATCCAGTTCACCCACAAACAACCGGTCGGCGCCTGGACGCTGGGCGCCAATGTCGGCTTGCTCGACTCCGAGGAAGAAGGCCAGGCCAAGGCCGGGCAGATCGACAACCGTTCGTTCTACACGGCCCTGAGTGCCGGCATTGGTGGGCATACGCTGATGGCGGCCTGGCAACGCATGTATGGCGACGACGGCACGATCTGGTTGAGCCCGACCACTACCGTGTTGCCCAGCGATATCCAGGTGCGCAATTTTGCCTCGGCCGAGGAGAAAGCCTGGCAATTGCGCTACGACTACAACTTCGCGGCCATGGGTATACCGGGGCTGAGCGCTTTTGTGCGCTACGTCAGTGGCGATAACGTAGCAGTGGCTGGCGGTAACGGCGGCAAGGAGTGGGAGCGGGACTTCGACCTGTCCTACGTCATCCAGAGCGGGCCGTTGAAGAACCTCGGGTTGCGCTGGAGGAATGCCATGGTGCGTTCCAATTTCGGTCCGTCGGTGGACGACAACCGATTGATCGTCAGCTACAGCCTGGCGCTGTTCTGA
- a CDS encoding ABC transporter ATP-binding protein, producing MNPTSQNLLSISDLHVHYGKSHVLHGVDLSIGRNEVVSLLGRNGAGRSTTMKAVMGLVPASAGSIQLAGRELTGLRPYRISRAGVGFVPEEREVFANLSVEENLRMGQQAATDGATAWNVEQMFDYFPRLRERRNTGAGNLSGGEQQMLTLCRSLLGCPKVLLIDEPTEGLAPKIVAVVAEAIRDIHQRGVSILLVEQKLTIALKVSTRVCVMGHGRIVFEGTPQALTDDPNLMKAWLAV from the coding sequence ATGAACCCGACCTCGCAAAACCTGCTGTCGATCAGCGACCTGCACGTGCACTACGGCAAGAGCCATGTGTTGCATGGGGTTGACCTGAGCATCGGTCGCAACGAAGTGGTGAGCCTGCTGGGGCGCAATGGCGCCGGGCGCTCGACCACGATGAAAGCCGTGATGGGCCTGGTGCCGGCCAGCGCCGGCAGCATCCAGCTGGCCGGCCGTGAGTTGACGGGGCTGCGGCCGTATCGAATCAGCCGTGCCGGCGTCGGTTTTGTCCCGGAAGAGCGTGAAGTGTTCGCCAACCTCAGTGTTGAAGAAAACCTGCGCATGGGGCAGCAGGCGGCTACCGACGGTGCCACTGCGTGGAACGTCGAGCAGATGTTCGACTACTTTCCGCGGCTGCGTGAGCGGCGCAACACCGGCGCTGGCAACCTCTCCGGTGGTGAGCAACAGATGCTCACCCTGTGCCGTTCGTTGCTGGGTTGCCCCAAGGTGCTGTTGATCGATGAGCCCACCGAGGGGCTGGCGCCGAAGATCGTTGCGGTGGTCGCCGAGGCCATTCGTGATATTCACCAGCGAGGGGTGTCGATCCTGTTGGTGGAACAGAAACTGACCATCGCCCTCAAGGTCTCCACACGGGTCTGTGTGATGGGCCATGGGCGGATCGTCTTCGAAGGCACGCCCCAGGCGCTGACCGATGACCCGAACCTGATGAAGGCGTGGCTGGCGGTCTGA